A window of the Dyadobacter pollutisoli genome harbors these coding sequences:
- a CDS encoding exo-beta-N-acetylmuramidase NamZ family protein encodes MKTFLFALSLTAMLSLNSNCVNSTSQKGPTITEGDSLNSPHGIAAEKKPVTGADQIGEYVRYLKGKKVGILVNQTSIIGNKPIVDSLVALGVNIVTIFGPEHGFRGTASNGDKVSDSVDPKTGIPAISLYGKQKKPTKEQMAAIDLMIFDIQDVGARFYTYINTLGHVMEACAESNKEMLILDRPNPNGYLVDGPVLEDHLHSGIGMYKIPISHGLTIAEFAQMINGEGWLPNKMQCKLKIIKVANYTHTTPYTLPVMPSPNLNTQQSVMLYPHICMFEGTIVSQGRGTYMPFTVLGAPLLKGKYDFSFTPKSIKGMSETPLHQDTECYGLDLRKYDMKHIEKAGQIHLKWLIEMYNAYPDKARFFDRTQSKQMGDIDKLAGTENLKKQIIAGVSEAEIRKSWEPELSYYKAMRKKYLIYP; translated from the coding sequence ATGAAAACCTTTTTGTTTGCCCTGAGCCTTACCGCAATGCTATCCCTGAATAGCAATTGCGTCAATTCCACTTCACAGAAAGGCCCGACCATAACGGAAGGCGACTCGCTGAATTCGCCCCATGGTATTGCTGCAGAAAAAAAGCCGGTAACAGGCGCTGATCAGATCGGGGAGTATGTCCGCTATTTGAAAGGTAAAAAGGTAGGTATCCTCGTGAACCAGACGTCGATTATCGGAAACAAACCTATTGTAGACAGCCTGGTAGCCCTGGGTGTTAACATTGTTACCATTTTCGGACCGGAACATGGTTTCAGGGGAACTGCCAGCAATGGCGATAAAGTGAGTGACAGCGTCGATCCGAAAACAGGTATTCCCGCCATTTCGCTTTACGGAAAACAAAAAAAGCCTACTAAGGAGCAAATGGCCGCTATCGACCTGATGATCTTCGACATTCAGGATGTCGGTGCGAGGTTTTATACCTATATCAACACATTGGGTCACGTGATGGAGGCTTGTGCCGAAAGCAACAAGGAAATGCTGATCCTCGACCGGCCTAATCCAAACGGCTATCTGGTAGACGGCCCGGTGCTGGAAGATCACCTGCACTCAGGCATCGGCATGTACAAGATACCCATTTCGCATGGACTGACGATCGCAGAATTTGCTCAAATGATCAACGGGGAAGGCTGGCTGCCCAACAAAATGCAGTGCAAGCTTAAAATCATTAAAGTAGCAAATTACACCCATACTACGCCGTACACATTGCCGGTCATGCCGTCACCCAACCTGAATACGCAGCAGTCGGTGATGTTGTATCCGCATATATGTATGTTCGAAGGTACGATTGTGAGCCAGGGGCGGGGAACTTATATGCCTTTTACGGTACTGGGAGCCCCTTTACTGAAAGGCAAGTACGATTTTTCGTTCACTCCGAAAAGCATCAAAGGCATGAGTGAAACACCATTGCACCAGGATACGGAATGCTACGGGCTGGATCTGCGCAAGTATGATATGAAGCACATTGAAAAAGCGGGCCAGATACATCTTAAATGGCTGATTGAGATGTACAATGCCTATCCCGACAAGGCACGGTTTTTCGACAGGACGCAAAGCAAGCAAATGGGGGATATTGATAAATTGGCAGGAACTGAAAATTTGAAAAAGCAGATTATAGCCGGGGTATCCGAAGCGGAGATCAGAAAAAGCTGGGAGCCGGAATTATCCTACTATAAAGCAATGAGGAAGAAATACTTGATTTATCCGTAA
- a CDS encoding dihydrofolate reductase, producing MLISIIVAVSENGAIGKDNQLLWRLPDDLKRFKQLTLNHPMIMGRKTFESIGKALPGRTSIIVTRNPDFKFEGVLTAGSLEEAISKARELEDQEAFVVGGGELYKLAEPLADRLYITEVDTVIEGDTFFDIAEPAAWIESERTVHEADDRHKFKFEFVNYIKKADL from the coding sequence ATGCTTATATCAATTATAGTTGCGGTTTCTGAAAATGGTGCTATTGGGAAGGATAATCAGCTGCTTTGGCGGCTGCCTGATGACCTCAAACGGTTTAAGCAGCTGACTTTGAACCACCCGATGATCATGGGTAGAAAAACTTTTGAATCCATTGGCAAGGCACTACCCGGCCGGACTTCCATTATCGTTACCCGAAACCCTGATTTCAAATTTGAAGGTGTGCTTACTGCCGGTTCTTTGGAAGAGGCTATCTCAAAAGCGCGGGAACTGGAAGATCAGGAAGCATTTGTTGTCGGTGGTGGCGAATTGTACAAATTGGCTGAGCCTCTCGCCGATCGCTTATATATCACCGAAGTGGATACCGTCATCGAAGGTGACACTTTCTTTGATATTGCAGAGCCAGCCGCCTGGATTGAATCAGAACGCACTGTTCATGAGGCTGATGATCGGCATAAATTCAAATTTGAATTCGTAAATTATATTAAGAAAGCGGATTTATAA
- a CDS encoding M20/M25/M40 family metallo-hydrolase produces MSDQSREFLYKYLNNASPTGFESTGQQIWLDYIKPYIEEEIIDVYGTAVGVIGPGQDYKVVIEAHSDEISWFVNYISDDGYIHVRRNGGSDAAIAPSMRVNLHTAKGVVKGVFGWPAIHVRDVAKDQVPKVHELFIDVGATKKDEVLEMGIHVGTVATFADGLDELNDKYYLGRALDNRMGGYMIAEVARMLHENNVRLPFTLYVVNAVQEEIGLRGAEMISRRLKPNLAIVTDVTHDTQSPMYNKKEQGDLKSGNGPVICYGPAVQNNVRDLLIRVADEKKIPFQRQAVSRSTGTDTDSFAYSTEGIASALISLPLKYMHTTVEMVHKEDVKNVIQLMYDVLLSLKGDEDFRYIK; encoded by the coding sequence ATGTCAGATCAGAGCAGAGAGTTTCTTTATAAGTATTTGAACAATGCCTCGCCGACCGGGTTTGAGTCCACAGGTCAGCAGATATGGCTGGACTACATCAAGCCATATATTGAAGAAGAAATTATAGACGTGTACGGTACAGCCGTGGGCGTTATTGGGCCCGGGCAGGACTATAAAGTGGTCATTGAGGCGCATTCTGATGAAATTTCGTGGTTTGTCAACTACATTTCAGATGACGGCTATATTCACGTTCGCCGTAATGGTGGCTCGGATGCAGCCATTGCACCATCGATGCGGGTTAATCTGCATACCGCAAAAGGAGTTGTCAAAGGTGTGTTTGGCTGGCCGGCTATCCACGTGCGTGACGTAGCCAAAGATCAGGTTCCAAAAGTGCATGAACTGTTTATCGACGTGGGCGCTACAAAAAAAGACGAAGTACTCGAAATGGGCATCCACGTAGGTACCGTCGCGACTTTTGCGGATGGTCTCGATGAACTGAATGATAAGTATTACCTCGGCCGTGCGCTGGACAACCGCATGGGCGGCTACATGATTGCGGAGGTAGCAAGAATGTTGCATGAAAACAATGTTCGTCTACCGTTTACATTATATGTGGTGAATGCGGTTCAGGAAGAGATAGGCCTTCGCGGGGCGGAAATGATCTCGCGAAGGTTGAAGCCCAACCTGGCGATTGTTACCGATGTCACGCATGATACACAATCGCCTATGTACAATAAAAAAGAGCAAGGCGATCTGAAAAGTGGTAACGGTCCTGTGATTTGCTACGGCCCGGCGGTGCAAAACAATGTACGCGACTTGCTGATCCGCGTCGCTGACGAGAAAAAAATTCCTTTTCAGCGCCAGGCAGTAAGCCGCTCTACCGGAACGGATACTGACTCGTTCGCATATTCGACGGAAGGTATCGCGTCGGCATTGATTTCCCTGCCATTGAAATACATGCACACTACCGTTGAAATGGTACACAAAGAAGACGTGAAAAACGTAATCCAACTGATGTACGACGTCCTGCTTTCATTGAAAGGCGACGAAGATTTCAGATATATTAAGTAA
- the greA gene encoding transcription elongation factor GreA: MAKISYYTEEGLNKLKNELNDMKTKGRTEIAKQIAEARDKGDLSENAEYDAAKDAQGMHEMKIAKLEEIMSNARVIDESSIDTSQVAVLSKVKIKNRKNGMEVTYTLVSEEEADLKAGKISVGSPIGKGLLGKKVGETTEIKVPAGMMEFEVLDISRFSE, translated from the coding sequence ATGGCTAAGATTTCATACTATACGGAAGAAGGATTAAATAAGCTGAAGAATGAGCTGAATGATATGAAAACCAAGGGCCGCACGGAGATTGCAAAGCAGATTGCCGAAGCGCGGGATAAAGGGGATTTGAGTGAAAATGCAGAGTATGATGCGGCGAAAGATGCGCAGGGAATGCACGAAATGAAAATTGCCAAGCTGGAAGAAATTATGTCAAACGCCCGGGTGATCGATGAGTCGTCAATTGATACCTCGCAGGTTGCTGTTCTTTCCAAAGTGAAGATCAAAAACCGTAAGAATGGAATGGAAGTCACCTACACACTGGTGTCGGAGGAAGAGGCGGATTTGAAAGCAGGCAAAATCTCGGTAGGCTCGCCGATCGGCAAGGGGCTGCTGGGCAAAAAAGTAGGAGAGACAACAGAGATCAAAGTTCCGGCGGGTATGATGGAATTTGAGGTACTGGATATAAGCAGGTTCAGCGAATAG
- a CDS encoding PA0069 family radical SAM protein, which produces MDNRARGRGAAINPRNKFFKNEIEYTSEDWHQWEDPEVNPRTQFIEEESKTLLSVSDSPDLPDFHSINPYRGCEHGCIYCYARNSHEYWGYSAGLDFETKIIVKKNAPQLLEKLFNSKKWVPKGIHISGNTDCYQPGEKKYRLTRQLLEICLRYRNPVSLLTKNALILRDIDILEKMAKLNLVHAAVSITSLNEDLRIALEPRTVTGKRRLQVVKTLHEAGIPMGVMTAPIIPGLNDHEIPALVQAAAENGAYWAHYTVVRLNGAIATLFDEWINHHFPDRAAKVLNQIKECHGGAVNDSRFGIRMVGEGNFAEHIRQLHDMACRKYFKDREMPALDTTQFMRGGQMKLF; this is translated from the coding sequence ATGGACAACCGGGCAAGAGGGAGGGGCGCTGCGATTAATCCTCGCAACAAGTTCTTCAAAAACGAGATCGAGTACACATCCGAAGACTGGCATCAATGGGAAGACCCCGAAGTAAATCCTAGGACACAGTTTATTGAAGAAGAATCCAAAACACTGCTAAGCGTATCCGACAGTCCGGATCTCCCTGACTTTCATTCCATCAATCCCTATCGAGGCTGCGAGCACGGCTGCATTTACTGCTATGCCCGAAACTCTCATGAGTACTGGGGATACTCTGCCGGACTGGATTTTGAGACCAAGATTATTGTCAAGAAAAATGCTCCGCAGCTGCTGGAAAAGCTCTTTAATTCCAAAAAATGGGTACCCAAGGGGATTCACATTTCCGGTAACACGGATTGCTATCAGCCTGGTGAAAAGAAATACCGGCTCACGAGACAGCTGCTGGAGATTTGCCTGAGGTACCGGAACCCGGTGAGTTTGCTGACCAAAAATGCACTGATTTTAAGGGATATAGACATCCTGGAAAAGATGGCGAAGCTTAACCTGGTACACGCTGCCGTATCTATCACCTCATTGAACGAAGACTTGCGGATTGCATTGGAACCCAGAACTGTAACCGGAAAAAGAAGGTTGCAGGTAGTAAAAACATTACATGAAGCCGGGATTCCGATGGGTGTCATGACTGCGCCGATTATTCCGGGACTTAATGATCACGAAATCCCTGCTCTGGTGCAGGCGGCAGCTGAAAACGGGGCATATTGGGCACATTATACCGTGGTACGGCTCAACGGAGCCATTGCAACACTTTTCGATGAATGGATCAATCATCACTTTCCCGATCGTGCAGCCAAAGTGCTGAACCAGATCAAGGAATGTCACGGTGGTGCTGTTAACGATTCACGTTTCGGCATCAGAATGGTAGGTGAAGGGAATTTTGCCGAGCACATCAGGCAGCTTCATGATATGGCGTGCAGGAAATATTTTAAAGACCGGGAGATGCCGGCGTTGGATACTACGCAATTTATGAGAGGCGGGCAGATGAAGTTATTTTAA
- a CDS encoding DUF4331 family protein encodes MKNLLYLIGILAAICIGSGQSVASSHREAPLISTDPLADNTDVYAFKSPVNKENIVLVANYIPFEHPAGGPNWYSFGENIRYEVHVDNNAATPGADIVYRFTFKKMNEDPSTFFLIRLGKENLKTTYTCERSTDGGQSFTTIVSGGTVPPPHIGPRSIDNKTVGLGSSYDALVTKSIMTASTGEKIFCGPVDDPFFVDLGGIFDLGNVRKTGARDGVAKFNCHSIVIEVPVATLQKSHQTVAQASTILDPDYVIGVYASSSRKKITTLYSGADVGYDGDWVQVSRLGMPLTNEAVIPIGMKDKWNATSPANDLQFAKYFTNPELALYMDDSQFGTAVPGLAPLRIQSKSLGSFDFRNGKAGLYGLKGNAALDGTALSEAAFGSVLLPDATSPRAVDILPIFYTGVPNLPPYQLATGKEGNPLAAGKPFIHNFLPTLGDWLRLNMAVPATPRNDPKFSSLGLVQAAALGLTDPAYNGNKDLQWIPNMDGFPNGRRLEDDVTTIELQAVGGVVLAAIGLWYDDFTPGVTASPVTPNLLSVLTFNAGVTKNDTTLKANFPYLQNPWPGFRGPSYEGPGPVTEQPLAVAITNFNCVTGSFTFERSGGDPAKAVEFSAAGVVNGGWGTSVNRMVESELFKDGNSSGVLWAKVRYINDPSSEATMMFDFRAKCGMTWRQGVAEAETQPVPLSAVIMGNPTTNDEVMIEIRGAVGKRVQLDLANSKGQVYGQQVIAKATASERRAVKLGGPSGIYYLRVTTADSKYTVKILRK; translated from the coding sequence ATGAAAAATCTTTTATATCTGATCGGGATACTGGCCGCGATTTGTATCGGGTCCGGTCAATCGGTAGCTTCCTCGCACCGTGAAGCCCCGTTAATCTCAACTGATCCGCTGGCAGATAACACCGACGTTTATGCCTTCAAAAGCCCTGTAAACAAGGAAAATATCGTCCTTGTCGCTAACTACATACCATTTGAGCACCCGGCAGGTGGCCCGAACTGGTACTCTTTCGGAGAAAACATCCGTTACGAAGTACATGTAGATAACAATGCAGCCACACCCGGCGCGGACATCGTTTACCGTTTCACATTCAAAAAAATGAATGAAGATCCGTCGACGTTTTTCCTGATCCGTTTGGGCAAAGAAAATCTCAAAACTACCTACACCTGCGAACGCAGTACCGACGGTGGACAGAGCTTTACTACCATTGTTTCAGGCGGTACAGTTCCTCCTCCGCACATTGGTCCACGGTCCATTGATAACAAAACGGTAGGTTTGGGTTCTAGCTACGATGCATTGGTTACGAAATCAATCATGACAGCCAGTACCGGGGAAAAAATCTTCTGCGGCCCGGTTGACGATCCATTCTTTGTGGACCTGGGTGGGATATTTGATCTTGGAAATGTACGCAAAACAGGCGCCAGGGACGGTGTGGCGAAATTCAACTGCCATTCTATCGTGATCGAAGTACCGGTTGCTACTTTGCAAAAAAGCCACCAAACAGTTGCGCAGGCATCAACTATCCTTGATCCAGACTATGTAATCGGTGTTTACGCTTCATCAAGCCGTAAAAAAATCACTACATTATATAGTGGTGCCGATGTAGGCTATGACGGTGACTGGGTACAGGTTTCACGGCTAGGTATGCCATTGACCAACGAAGCGGTGATTCCAATTGGCATGAAAGACAAATGGAATGCAACTTCACCAGCTAATGACCTTCAATTTGCCAAATACTTCACTAACCCAGAGTTGGCATTGTATATGGACGACTCTCAGTTTGGAACAGCAGTACCAGGCCTTGCCCCGTTGCGCATTCAAAGCAAATCACTGGGATCGTTCGACTTCCGTAATGGCAAAGCAGGTTTGTACGGCTTAAAAGGTAATGCAGCATTGGACGGCACCGCGCTTTCCGAAGCGGCTTTTGGAAGTGTGTTACTACCGGATGCGACCAGCCCCCGCGCTGTGGATATCCTGCCAATTTTCTACACAGGTGTTCCTAACCTGCCTCCTTATCAGCTTGCTACCGGCAAAGAGGGTAACCCGTTGGCGGCTGGGAAACCGTTTATCCATAACTTCCTGCCTACATTGGGCGACTGGCTGCGCCTGAACATGGCTGTTCCTGCAACACCTCGTAACGATCCTAAATTCAGTTCATTAGGACTGGTTCAGGCTGCTGCACTGGGACTGACAGACCCTGCTTACAATGGCAACAAGGATTTGCAATGGATACCTAACATGGATGGCTTCCCTAACGGTCGCCGCCTGGAAGATGATGTGACTACCATTGAATTGCAAGCAGTGGGTGGGGTAGTATTGGCGGCCATTGGTTTATGGTATGACGATTTCACTCCTGGTGTAACGGCAAGCCCTGTAACGCCAAACTTGCTGAGTGTGTTGACATTCAATGCAGGGGTTACCAAAAATGACACAACATTGAAAGCCAATTTCCCTTATCTGCAAAATCCATGGCCTGGCTTCCGCGGACCAAGCTACGAAGGGCCCGGACCTGTAACTGAGCAACCATTGGCAGTAGCCATCACGAACTTCAACTGCGTAACCGGTAGCTTCACATTCGAGCGCTCGGGTGGAGATCCTGCCAAAGCAGTGGAATTCTCTGCAGCTGGCGTTGTGAACGGAGGCTGGGGTACCAGCGTAAATCGGATGGTTGAATCGGAACTTTTCAAAGACGGTAACAGCAGCGGCGTTCTTTGGGCCAAAGTACGATATATCAATGATCCTTCTTCGGAGGCGACAATGATGTTCGATTTCCGCGCCAAATGCGGTATGACCTGGCGGCAGGGAGTGGCAGAAGCTGAAACACAGCCTGTTCCATTGTCAGCGGTGATCATGGGAAATCCTACTACCAATGACGAAGTGATGATCGAGATCAGAGGTGCGGTTGGCAAAAGAGTTCAGCTTGACCTCGCCAACAGCAAAGGACAGGTATACGGCCAGCAGGTGATCGCAAAAGCCACTGCTTCCGAACGTCGTGCTGTGAAACTGGGCGGTCCGTCAGGTATTTATTACCTGAGAGTGACAACTGCTGACAGCAAATACACGGTTAAAATTCTTCGTAAATAA
- the tnpA gene encoding IS200/IS605 family transposase: MPNTHSEIHLHFVFTPKFRAALITPDWEIRLHKYITGIVQKNDHKMLAINGTEDHIHMLIGYRPAQSIPSLIQDVKADSSQWINNNKFCPTRFEWQSGYGAFSYSKSQIPGVIRYIQNQKEHHGKIKFLDEYKLLLDEFEIGYNEKYIFKIPE, translated from the coding sequence ATGCCAAATACCCATTCGGAGATTCATCTTCATTTTGTATTTACGCCAAAATTTCGTGCAGCATTGATCACTCCCGACTGGGAGATACGTCTCCATAAGTACATCACCGGTATTGTTCAAAAGAATGATCACAAAATGCTGGCAATAAATGGAACGGAAGATCATATTCACATGCTAATTGGCTATCGACCGGCACAATCAATTCCCAGCCTGATTCAAGACGTAAAGGCTGATTCGTCTCAATGGATTAATAATAACAAATTTTGCCCGACCAGATTCGAATGGCAGTCAGGGTATGGAGCATTCTCTTATTCCAAATCTCAAATTCCGGGAGTTATTCGATACATTCAAAATCAGAAGGAACACCACGGGAAAATCAAATTTTTGGATGAGTACAAACTCCTTCTAGACGAATTTGAAATTGGATATAATGAGAAATACATCTTTAAAATACCGGAATGA
- a CDS encoding LytR/AlgR family response regulator transcription factor — MNILIVEDDFIIAKHLQFLLNGFGYEANDVASDYTSATEILNSKVFHLALLDINLNGYQTGIDLAHYIRENFKIPFLFLSSHDDIAVVNAALAAAPHAFLQKPFQKITVYTAVKLALKNYRLAALAGESDIVEKEDTTVIKDALFIKEKHMFTKILLADILYIRSDDNYLELHTGKKKYTIRETLKNMLQQLPANFFFRVHKSFIINLNAITAIDYVHVMINDIEIPITNDNRNDLLSRIKTFS, encoded by the coding sequence ATGAATATTCTAATTGTTGAGGACGACTTTATTATCGCAAAACATCTTCAGTTTTTACTCAACGGATTTGGCTATGAGGCCAATGATGTTGCTTCGGATTATACATCCGCAACAGAAATCCTGAACAGCAAAGTATTTCATCTGGCGCTGCTGGATATCAATTTAAACGGGTACCAGACGGGGATCGATCTGGCGCATTACATCCGGGAGAATTTCAAGATCCCTTTTCTTTTCCTTTCCAGCCACGACGATATAGCAGTCGTAAATGCAGCCCTGGCAGCGGCACCACACGCATTCCTGCAAAAGCCATTTCAGAAGATTACCGTCTATACAGCAGTTAAGCTTGCATTAAAAAATTATCGGCTCGCCGCACTTGCCGGAGAAAGCGACATTGTGGAGAAGGAAGACACTACGGTCATCAAGGATGCATTGTTCATTAAGGAAAAGCATATGTTCACGAAAATACTGCTCGCGGACATCCTATATATAAGGAGCGACGACAACTACCTCGAATTACATACCGGCAAGAAGAAATACACTATCAGGGAAACGCTGAAAAACATGCTTCAGCAGCTGCCTGCAAACTTTTTCTTCCGCGTTCACAAGTCTTTCATCATCAACCTCAATGCGATCACGGCGATTGACTATGTGCACGTGATGATCAACGATATTGAGATACCGATCACGAACGATAACCGCAACGATTTGCTGAGCAGGATCAAAACATTCTCCTGA
- a CDS encoding DUF4331 domain-containing protein encodes MQISSLGLSRLRNGVLSLATLLCSLGSYASSHREAPLISNDPLADNTDLYAFKSPDDPNSITIIANYIPFESPEGGPNYFNFGPNVRYEIHIKNKTSTAGDDITYRFTFSSTNEDPTTFFNIRLGKQNLKTTYKCEKSTDGGQSFTTIIWNGVVPPNNIGPRSIEGKTVGLEAPDYNSLVDKAIATASSGEKVFCGPVDDPFFVDLAGAFDVGNFRPEGNTTNAPKDGLARFNVHTIAIKVPINLLQKDGKNVGQASTILDPDFVIGVWASASRQMIKTLYGGGDVGYDGKYVQVSRLGMPLTNEAVIPLGMKDKWNSMTPYGGNDLQFAKYFTNPELALYMDDSQFGTAVPSMNALRIQSKSLGAFDFRNGKPGLFGLKGNAALDGTALAEAAFGGVLLPDNMSPRAVDLLPIFYTGVPNLIPYQLATGKMNNPLAKGKPFIHNFLPTLGDMLRLNMAVPATPRNDPKFSSLGLVQAAVLGITDPAYNANADLQWIPNMDGFPNGRRLEDDVTTIELQAVSGIVLAAVGLFYDDATAQAPVSQQLLNVLTFTSGPTKNDAALKGAFPYLANPWRGYDYPEKARF; translated from the coding sequence ATGCAAATTTCTAGTTTGGGTCTCAGCAGGCTCAGGAATGGTGTCCTGAGCTTAGCAACGCTGCTCTGCTCCTTAGGCAGCTACGCCTCCAGTCACAGGGAGGCACCTTTAATTTCCAATGATCCGTTGGCTGACAATACGGATTTGTATGCGTTTAAAAGTCCGGATGATCCTAATTCCATTACGATTATTGCGAATTACATTCCTTTTGAATCTCCGGAAGGTGGGCCGAATTACTTCAATTTCGGTCCTAATGTGCGTTATGAAATACACATTAAGAACAAAACCTCAACGGCTGGTGACGATATTACCTATCGCTTCACTTTTTCAAGCACAAATGAAGATCCTACCACTTTTTTCAACATCCGTTTAGGTAAGCAAAACCTCAAAACGACTTACAAATGTGAAAAGAGTACCGACGGGGGGCAATCGTTCACAACCATTATCTGGAACGGTGTAGTACCGCCAAACAACATCGGGCCACGTTCTATCGAAGGTAAAACGGTTGGACTGGAAGCACCAGACTACAATTCACTGGTTGACAAAGCGATTGCTACTGCATCAAGTGGAGAAAAAGTGTTCTGCGGACCGGTTGACGATCCTTTCTTTGTAGACCTGGCAGGTGCTTTCGACGTGGGTAACTTCCGTCCGGAAGGCAACACGACCAATGCTCCGAAAGATGGCCTTGCCCGTTTCAATGTGCATACCATTGCTATCAAGGTACCGATTAACCTTTTACAAAAAGACGGAAAGAATGTAGGCCAGGCTTCTACGATCCTTGATCCTGATTTTGTAATCGGTGTGTGGGCTTCGGCCAGCCGTCAGATGATCAAAACGCTTTATGGCGGCGGAGATGTAGGTTATGATGGCAAATATGTTCAGGTTTCACGCCTGGGAATGCCATTGACCAACGAAGCTGTGATTCCATTGGGTATGAAAGACAAATGGAACTCCATGACACCTTATGGAGGAAACGATCTTCAATTTGCCAAATATTTTACCAATCCTGAGTTGGCCCTGTATATGGACGATTCTCAGTTTGGTACTGCAGTGCCGTCCATGAACGCGCTCCGTATCCAATCTAAATCTCTGGGAGCATTTGATTTTCGAAACGGCAAACCAGGGCTGTTTGGTTTGAAAGGTAATGCAGCATTGGATGGTACCGCTTTGGCGGAGGCTGCCTTCGGGGGAGTTCTGCTTCCCGACAACATGAGCCCTCGCGCTGTCGATCTGTTGCCAATATTCTACACAGGTGTTCCAAACCTGATCCCTTACCAGCTTGCAACAGGCAAAATGAACAATCCGCTGGCAAAAGGTAAGCCATTCATTCACAACTTCCTGCCTACATTGGGCGATATGCTGAGGCTGAACATGGCAGTGCCTGCTACGCCGCGTAATGATCCTAAATTTAGTTCATTGGGATTAGTTCAGGCAGCAGTTCTCGGTATTACCGATCCTGCTTACAATGCTAATGCGGATCTGCAATGGATACCTAATATGGACGGCTTCCCTAATGGCCGACGGCTGGAAGACGACGTAACTACCATTGAACTGCAGGCAGTTTCCGGTATCGTGTTGGCGGCTGTAGGTCTGTTCTATGATGATGCGACCGCTCAGGCACCCGTTTCACAGCAGCTACTTAACGTTTTGACATTTACCTCGGGGCCGACCAAGAACGATGCAGCTTTGAAAGGTGCGTTCCCATATCTCGCCAATCCTTGGAGAGGGTATGACTATCCTGAAAAAGCCCGATTCTGA
- the fmt gene encoding methionyl-tRNA formyltransferase — MSKPLRIIFMGTPEFAAPSLQSLVEHHSNVVAVVTVPDKPAGRGQKQTKSPVKIYAEEQGIPVLQPEKLKNPEFLQELRALNADLQVVVAFRMLPEVVWSMPAKGTFNLHSSLLPQYRGAAPINWAVINGETETGVTTFFIEKDIDTGKIIFQEKESIHPDDDAGSLYERLMALGAQLVVKTVDAITEGNYPQEPQEEPENIKSAPKIFRETCEIDWNRPAQDIHNFVRGLSPYPAAWTTLNGLSCKIFKTKPVEFTSDGNPGDFSTDHKSYLYFRTSDGWLSIETLQLEGKKRMDIGDFLRGNRL; from the coding sequence ATGTCAAAACCATTGAGAATAATTTTTATGGGCACGCCCGAATTCGCGGCCCCAAGTTTACAAAGCCTGGTAGAGCATCATTCTAATGTAGTGGCCGTCGTTACCGTACCGGATAAACCTGCCGGACGGGGCCAGAAACAAACGAAATCACCCGTAAAAATCTATGCCGAAGAGCAGGGCATTCCGGTTCTTCAGCCTGAGAAGTTAAAGAATCCTGAATTTTTGCAGGAACTAAGAGCCTTGAATGCTGACTTGCAGGTCGTAGTTGCGTTTCGGATGTTGCCAGAGGTGGTTTGGAGTATGCCAGCAAAGGGCACGTTCAATTTACATAGCTCTCTTTTGCCGCAATACCGTGGTGCGGCGCCGATTAACTGGGCAGTGATCAATGGCGAAACCGAGACGGGAGTGACCACATTCTTCATAGAAAAGGACATTGACACCGGAAAGATCATTTTTCAGGAAAAAGAAAGCATTCATCCCGACGACGATGCGGGTTCATTATATGAGCGGCTTATGGCACTTGGCGCACAGCTCGTTGTAAAAACGGTGGATGCGATAACCGAAGGCAACTACCCACAAGAGCCGCAGGAGGAGCCCGAAAATATCAAATCAGCTCCCAAGATCTTCCGCGAAACCTGCGAGATAGACTGGAACCGTCCCGCGCAAGATATTCACAACTTTGTCCGCGGATTATCCCCCTACCCGGCCGCGTGGACAACATTGAATGGCTTATCCTGCAAGATATTTAAAACAAAACCCGTGGAATTCACCAGCGATGGCAACCCCGGAGATTTTTCAACAGACCACAAATCCTACCTCTATTTCCGTACATCCGACGGCTGGCTTTCAATCGAAACCCTGCAACTGGAAGGTAAAAAACGAATGGATATCGGGGATTTTCTGAGGGGGAATCGGTTGTAG